One window of Henckelia pumila isolate YLH828 unplaced genomic scaffold, ASM3356847v2 CTG_525:::fragment_3, whole genome shotgun sequence genomic DNA carries:
- the LOC140873217 gene encoding squamosa promoter-binding-like protein 9 — protein MGDSVSSSSSVSGGSNSLNGLNFGKKIYFEDVGASGLQPKTGGGSAPPPPSPAKKGRTGSVNGGAPPRCQVEGCNVDLSDVKAYYSRHKVCGVHSKSLNVIVAGLEQRFCQQCSRFHQLPEFDQEKRSCRRRLAGHNERRRKPQPGSLFSPRYGSLSSSMSGNHSKRGSFTVDFTSYPSLTGRESWPITPTSERAFGNQPPWQSNPPNYLPDLLQGSTTRPNHTGAVGVSSEVCFDGASNSSSALSLLSNQPWDSSARPLNLGINNFLGTNICTPTAHPPIDQYACPLWSFKGDHANDTLHEMPPDLGLGQIYQSSNNQYVGELGLAQQGGERFHELEHSRGYDSSGQHLNWSI, from the exons ATGGGTGATTCAGTTTCTTCTTCCTCCTCCGTTTCTGGTGGGTCAAATTCTTTGAATGGCTTGAACTTTGGCAAGAAAATCTACTTTGAAGATGTGGGTGCTTCCGGTTTGCAGCCCAAAACCGGCGGTGGATCGGCGCCGCCTCCGCCGTCCCCGGCGAAGAAGGGGCGGACTGGGTCGGTGAATGGCGGTGCGCCGCCGAGGTGCCAGGTTGAGGGGTGTAATGTAGATCTAAGTGATGTTAAGGCTTACTATTCAAGGCACAAGGTTTGTGGTGTGCATTCCAAGTCTTTAAATGTCATTGTTGCTGGCCTTGAGCAAAGATTTTGCCAGCAGTGCAGCag GTTTCATCAGTTGCCTGAATTTGATCAAGAAAAAAGAAGCTGCCGCAGACGCCTTGCTGGCCACAACGAGCGTCGCCGGAAACCACAGCCAGGATCTTTATTCTCCCCTCGCTATGGGAGTCTTTCTTCGTCTATGTCGG GGAATCATAGCAAACGTGGAAGCTTTACTGTCGACTTCACCTCATACCCAAGTCTCACCGGACGAGAATCCTGGCCAATCACTCCGACATCTGAAAGAGCATTTGGGAATCAACCTCCATGGCAGAGCAACCCACCAAACTATCTACCAGATCTTCTGCAAGGTTCCACGACTAGGCCTAATCATACCGGCGCCGTTGGAGTATCTTCTGAAGTATGTTTCGATGGAGCCTCGAACTCCAGCAGTGCTCTCTCTCTTCTGTCAAATCAGCCCTGGGACTCCAGCGCCAGACCCCTGAATCTTGGGATTAACAACTTCCTTGGTACCAATATCTGCACACCAACAGCTCATCCACCGATCGACCAATATGCATGCCCGTTGTGGAGTTTCAAGGGTGATCATGCTAACGACACCCTGCACGAGATGCCTCCCGATCTGGGATTAGGACAGATTTATCAATCTTCTAATAATCAGTACGTCGGAGAGCTGGGACTGGCTCAACAAGGTGGAGAACGGTTTCATGAACTGGAACACTCGAGGGGCTATGATTCCTCAGGTCAGCACTTGAACTGGTCGATTTGA